The genomic window GTCGAGTGTCACCTCGACCTCATTTCGCGACAAAAGCTTTGCCCAGCCGTGGAGATATTCCACTTTGTCGTTGGCCAAGTTGCGGTCGTAGATGCCATTGAGGCGCGTTATGTAGGCATCACGCTTTTGCTTGAAGCTCCTCCAGTCGAACGGCTTGGTTTCCTGGACGGAAAAGCCATATGATTTGGCCTGATGTATGGTTTCGGCTATGGCAGCGGCGTTGAAGGTGACCTTTTTCGGTACGCATCTGTCTTGTTGTTAGCGCAAAGCCCAAGTTCTTCGATATGTTGCCTATCAGCGGAGGCTGACAGTAttaaaaggaaaataaaaatggCGGGAGTTTACAACATACCCGACGTTCACACATGTGCCTCCAATTCTTCCACCCTCAACGATCATGGCCTTGGTCCCGAACTTGGAGCTGGCCATGCGCGCCGAAGCCAGTCCACCACTCCCACCCCCAATAACCAGATAGTCCGTCTCCTTTTGTATGGGCGCCATCCTGGGTAGATTTGTGGAAAATAAGTGTCTCGAGACGACTCGTAGGCGTGATGGTGCTGATGCTCTCGGTTTGGCAGTAGCAGAGACTTGCCTGACGGCAGCGAATGCTCGCATAGAGAGGGGCGTGGAGGGTCTTTTAAGTATGTTGTTCTAAATTCGGGAAGGAAGGGGACCCGCCAGAGGTTCCCAGAAGTCGCCGGTTGGTCAGAACTACTAAGCTACCTATAGATGAGCAGTGGCGGGGTCAGCTCTGGTCTAGATATATCGCATGCGCCGCCGATTGCTAAGCAACCTGCATATAATTTGATGCCACCCGGCAAGCATGGACTGACTAGCCGTGTCTGATTTGCAGTGTGAGGCACTATGTAATTCTCAAGGCTGTGGGGAGTGGGGGGGTTGGTTGCAAGCAGCTGCAAGATGATGTATCCCAGCTTGCCAAGGACTTCAAGGTGagataaggtacctaggagGGTTgtatgtacctaccttacctagctaggtaggtaggtaagtagcGTCAGGTTGGTAGCAAGTAAGTAGGGAGGTGCCAAGCAAACTTACATTTACCTGGCTAAAGGTATGCATGGGAAGTGTGAGGTGCCTCGGGGAACTAAGTGCGGTTCTTAAATGTGAAAGGCACACTTACAGGTTGACTACAGTAAGTAGCTAGTGGAAGCTTGTGAGAGTTGTCAAAACAGGAGTAAGCAAGCTCTGTTATTATTACAAATGATGTTATTTGCAATGACTGAAACAGAGACAATAAAGTTAGGCAAGGTCTAGCATGCCTTCCCAATGCTATAGTTTGACAAATACCGGAGCTCAAGAGGCATGGAATTACTGCGAACTCAAAAGTACGATTTGAAATCTCGACTGAGAAATCACGACATCGGTCTTGCCGCCCCGCCAATTATTTGTGGGTCGCATCCCTTGGAGGCGTTTCCACCGCAAAGCGACGACCCTCTACCGAGTACCGGTCCGCTGTCGTAGTGGTCCGGCAAGTCCGAGCCATCTTTGCGTGATATGTATCCTAGGAACACAGCTATTTTTACTGTAATTATCTGGACGTCTTTTCCCCTGATGGAACCATGCTCCGGGCACGCAATTATAGGAGTTACAAGGTTGCGGAAGATCATTGATACCTAAGCCTGATTCACACCTTGAAATCTTGGCAAGGTCCCGAAGTATCGATGGATGCCAAGACTAATCGGTTGCGATCCACTTTCGCTCCGCGCTCAAAGGGAACCAGGTTGACTAGCATCATTTAACCTCTGAGAAATCCAAATAAATCTCCGGCTACAAGTTATTGAATATGATGACCATGTCCAAGAGTTGATACGTGCCGGatttggtttttttcttcttctttttttccgcaACAGATTCGtccccgggatgccgctccCGCCCAGTCTGACCTGGCTGAAGAGTCTGTCCAAGTCGCCAACTGTTAGCCAGCTACAAAAAGTAGCCCAGGCCTGCGGGGTCTCGAGCAATGGGACGAAGCGAGTCGTCACTGACCGCATCGTCGCCAGTCTCGCCAGCCCCCGGGTCTTGTCCGCCAATGATCGCATACTGAGCATAGACATGGGCCTGCGGAACTTTGCCTTCTGCCTGCTTACGCCGGCCGCAAGCTCCCATCAAGGACAAGGTCTGGAGCCCAAAGGCTCTGTCGTCGCCTCGTTGGGCAGCAGCGAGGGGGCCACAGAGGCCAGGAAACCTCCGCCGCTCACGCTGCAAGACTGGAAAGTCCTCGACCTGGCCGAGAGCAGCGTGGACATTAAGAACAACCAAGCCCTCAGCCCTGTCGCGGTGGACCTCATAAACCGCCATCTGCTTCCCCTGAATCCCACCCATATCCTCATAGAGCAGCAGCGATATCGCTCTGCCGGAGCCGCGGCGGTGCAGGAGTGGACTCTACGAGTGAATGCGCTCGAGGCGATGCTGCATGCCATCCTGACTGCGATGCGATCCTTGGGGGTGTGGAATGGCGAGGTGACGGCCGTAGATCCTAAAAAAGCGGCACCCTTTTTCTTTGACGAGGTTCGAAGAGTGCCATCTAAGCAGCTCAAGAAAATGAAGATTGATCTACTGGGTGAATGGATCTCGACAAGGGATGCCAAGTGTTTGGATCTGGGGAGCCCACATGTGACTAAATTAGCCGCATCTTTTATTGAGCACTGGAAGCCGGTAAAGGGGACTCGGAGAGGCAAACTAAAAGCTGCCGAGGGCAATGGCGAGAAAAATTTCAGAAAGCTCGACGATCTTACAGACTGCATCATTCAAGGAGCAGCCTGGGCGAGCTGGCAGCAAACTAGGCGTATACTAGCGCACGAGGGGATAAAAGAGAAACTGGCTGGCCTGATCGAGCAAAAATAGTAATAAACATCCAACTTGTGGTGCAAACAGGTGGGTATATTTTGTCTTTTGGATATTAGGTTTGCCAAAAATCCATTCTAATCATAATCGTCACCATACTCGTCATATCTCCCCTCCTGGCGCTGGGTACTTATGTACTCTTCAGTCGCGAGCCCCCGTCTCTTCCTGTCCTTTAGCAGCTGCGGATCTCTATGCCAATCACAGGCAAAGTCACACGACGGCTCTATTGTTTCACCAAAATATCGACACAATGTCGCATGCCGACAACCGCTGGTATCCTCGCAGTATGCCACCAACCTATTTAGACTTTCGAGGCGGGCACCGCCATTACCGCCACTGTCTCCGCTTCTATTTTGATGGGCGTCCCGGGTGACCATGCTGTACGTTCTATCCCGGTCCTCCCGACTGTAGTAGAGGAAACAGTACGACGCTCTGCCATCCCGCCCTGCACGTCCTGCCTCTTGATAGTAGCCTTCAAAGGATTTGGGCAAGCGCCAATGGACGACGAACCGGACGTTGTCCTTGTCGATTCCCATGCCGAAGGCAGTAGTCGCCACGATGACATCGTAACCGGGGTCATTTGTGATCCACTTGGCCAGTGTGCTCTCTTTGGTTTGCTTGGAAAGCTTGGCATGGAATGGCCGGGCGCCAATCCCATCCTCCCTCAGTGAGGCCGCGAGGGACTCGCACTCACTTCGACTGATGGTGTAAATGATTCCCGAAACGGCCTCAACGCGTTCGTTGCTACCCTCCAACTCCGTCCTGCGCTCGTCTTCCCTCCTGCGTTCGTAGACGTCCTGAAGCCACTGTACAAAGTCTGAATACCTGTCGTTCGCCTCATCGCTAGTGAAGCGCACCTCGAGGTGGAGGTTGGGTCTGTGGGCTGTCGTTGTGAACTGCTTCAACCTGGCCGGGCTAGGGTTGCCAGTCTTGACGAGACCAAGCGTGGCTAGAACATCCCTGCGGACTCGCTCGTTGGCAGTTGCAGTGAGGCACATGACCGGGACATCGGGAAAGGCTTCCCGGAACCATGATAGTCGTTTGTAGTCTTTTCGAAAGTCGTGGCCCCCTTCACAAAGAGAACGGCACATCAGTGGTGAGCTCAAGGGTATGTGGGTTGTCAGCCAGGGTACGGTACGTACATTCCGAGATGCAATGGGCCTCATCAACGACGATGCGTGCCAACTCCTTTTGCTCGTGAACCAGTTGAAGCCGCTTACGGAAGAAGTCTCCTGAGCAGAGCTCTGGAGTCACATACAAAAGACGTGTCCGAGGATGACCCGAGGCAAGATCCAGGTAGATATGCTCCTTCTCGTCTTGCGGTGTGTTACTGTTTAGAGTCCGCGCATCCACGCCAGAATCACGAAGAGCCTTGACTTGATTCATCTGTTTCCTTGTCAATCTCGAAGCCATGTATCATTACATAGGTACGGGTACATGTTTCCTACCATGAGGCTGAGAAGTGGTGAGATGACGATCGTGACTACGTTTAGTTTTCACACAAGTCAGCTACTGTTGGGTCTTCTACGTTTGGGATATGTCCACTAATCAGGTAGTAAGCGTACTGCCTTGGTCAATCACAGCAGGAAGCTGGAAGCACAAGCTCTTCCCGAAGGATGTGGCCGCTTGTACGTAGACATCGTGCCTGTCAAGGGCAGCCAATATTATTTCCTTCTGATGTTTTCTTTGCGATGATCGAAGGTCAGATGCCTAAGGTCCAGATCAGTCTAGCCATGTGGATGCATGCATACCTGAAGTGGGATTTTTTGAACTGGCGTCTGAGCGTGAAATCAATGTCTGTACATGAATTGGTTCTTTCGAGAGCAGGCATTGTGATTTTTCCTGGGATCCTGTGACGCCTAAGAAAGTGTCATTGCATATATTTGGCGAGTAAAAAGAAGCGGCTATGTCACCGTCCGATCAATAGGGCTTTCCATGAGACAGTCAATCTGATGTTGAATCTGGGATTGATGTGGTTATTGTGATCATCCCAGAACAGTGTTTTTATTACCATGGAGCTTGTCTTTCTTGGTGACTGCTGTAAAGAGGTACCTGCCCTGGGTTACAGCAAGTTTTACCCACTCAAGCCACTGCTAGTCGGGGCGGCGTCCCTGCAAAACGGCAAAATCAGGCCGTCTCCAAGATTCCAAGAATTCACTTAGCTCAGACTTGGTTGGCTAATGAATTGATTTTAAACCAAACCATCGGACGCAAAGCCTAGATCTGTCGGAATTTCCCAAGTGAGAATTACTTGCTGTTTGATTGCTGCACTGCCTTGCCTGCTCGCACTGACTGAAACCGCTGTCATCGCATGTCTAAATGCGCCTCGCCACGCACGCGCTGGTGTGCCCGTAGGCAGCCCACCCTTCGAAAAAGACGATGATGGACCGGGCCGGGAATTCCTAGTAATGGATGATAATTCACGTGATACAGATTTATTAGTTAACATAGATGAATTGAAACGTCTAATCACCTGATGGGTAGAAACACAGGCCTTAGCAGGGTTCTTCGTTTCAACGGCTTGTTTCAAGCATCGTTGGGGCTTGCGTGTAACGTGCATCCTCCCTGCCACTATTCCGTTTCGGTCTGATCCTCCCCCTACTGAATCATCGCAAGGGTGAGTTTACTACAGGTGGGCTGGAGCATTTTTACTATCATATCGCCCGAATCACAGCGCAGATAATTAATATTCATCcagtcttgtttttttttctcaggaCAGTCGGCCAAATTCATACCTACCTCTACGTAGTAGATAACCGCTTGGTTTGTCGCAAAAACCACATCTTGTAGGTTGTGCACCTCGTCAAATTACCTCGTTGAACCACTCTGTCG from Pyricularia oryzae 70-15 chromosome 4, whole genome shotgun sequence includes these protein-coding regions:
- a CDS encoding ATP-dependent DNA helicase recQ; its protein translation is MPALERTNSCTDIDFTLRRQFKKSHFRKHQKEIILAALDRHDVYVQAATSFGKSLCFQLPAVIDQGITIVISPLLSLMMNQVKALRDSGVDARTLNSNTPQDEKEHIYLDLASGHPRTRLLYVTPELCSGDFFRKRLQLVHEQKELARIVVDEAHCISEWGHDFRKDYKRLSWFREAFPDVPVMCLTATANERVRRDVLATLGLVKTGNPSPARLKQFTTTAHRPNLHLEVRFTSDEANDRYSDFVQWLQDVYERRREDERRTELEGSNERVEAVSGIIYTISRSECESLAASLREDGIGARPFHAKLSKQTKESTLAKWITNDPGYDVIVATTAFGMGIDKDNVRFVVHWRLPKSFEGYYQEAGRAGRDGRASYCFLYYSREDRDRTYSMVTRDAHQNRSGDSGGNGGARLESLNRLVAYCEDTSGCRHATLCRYFGETIEPSCDFACDWHRDPQLLKDRKRRGLATEEYISTQRQEGRYDEYGDDYD